From a region of the Impatiens glandulifera chromosome 4, dImpGla2.1, whole genome shotgun sequence genome:
- the LOC124936348 gene encoding nuclear transport factor 2-like isoform X2 produces MTMQEASPAASAIPSAQVVGNAFVDQYYHILHQSPELVFKFYQDSSILSRPDANGGMTTVTTVKAINEKILSLNYGNYTAEIKNADSQDSHQSGVIVLVTGYLTGKENGKRKFAQSFFLAPQEKGYFVLNDVFRYVDETEELEAGSTSGRAIDNSVEVPPVTPDQEIIPVADHTGDEHATNLEVQEINNDTEVYHPSDHDEGSVIDDEVIVEPSTQFDQNESDLVNSSDLLAQEEKKSYASIVKVTKVHKAPAPVYKPTNKVRAVPSNTNQRSLSPVKASPDPESVAPIDDKVPENITSQEEEVEGHSIYVRNLPLNATVPMLDEEFKQFGPIKRGGIQVRSNQGFCFGFVEFEALESMQNAIKASPLTIGNRKSVVEEKKTTTRVNSSPRGRYLSARGGFRGTRGNFGGGRRGFGGRNDYRNQGSRGGGGGTRRNVEGGGYQRVEQKNETTGGGGGGGDGADNKSVAAAAVSA; encoded by the exons ATGACAATGCAGGAAGCTAGTCCTGCTGCTTCTGCTATTCCGAGTGCCCAAGTTGTGGGTAACGCCTTTGTTGACCAGTACTATCATATTCTTCACCAATCTCCAGAACTTGTTTTTAAGTTTTATCAAGATTCTAGCATTTTGAGCAGACCAGATGCTAATGGCGGAATGACTACAGTGACAACAGTAAAA GCAATCAATGAGAAGATTCTGTCCTTGAACTATGGAAACTATACGGCAGAGATTAAAAATGCAGATTCCCAAGATTCTCATCAAAGCGGAGTTATTGTTCTGGTTACAGGTTACTTGACTGGGAAGGAGAATGGGAAACGGAAGTTTGCTCAGAGTTTCTTCCTAGCCCCACAAGAAAAGGGCTACTTTGTTCTTAATGACGTTTTTAGGTATGTTGATGAAACCGAAGAGTTGGAAGCTGGTTCTACATCGGGTAGGGCTATTGACAACAGTGTTGAAGTGCCTCCTGTAACTCCTGATCAAg AAATCATACCTGTGGCAGACCATACAGGAGATGAACATGCAACCAACCTTGAGGTTCAGGAAATTAATAATGATACAGAAGTTTATCATCCTTCAGATCATGACGAAGGATCAGTTATTGATGATGAAGTTATTGTTGAGCCTTCAACACAATTTGATCAGAATGAAAGTGATTTAGTGAACAGTTCAGATCTCTTGgcacaagaagaaaaaaagtcaTATGCATCAATT GTCAAGGTAACTAAAGTTCATAAAGCACCAGCACCAGTTTATAAACCGACCAATAAAGTGAGGGCGGTGCCTTCAAATACAAATCAACGGTCTCTTAGTCCTGTCAAAGCTTCTCCTGATCCAGAATCAGTTGCTCCCATTGATGACAAAGTTCCAGAAAACATTACTTCTCAAGAGGAGGAAG TTGAAGGGCACTCTATATACGTACGGAATTTGCCTCTAAATGCAACCGTTCCAATGCTTGACGAGGAGTTCAAACAATTTGGTCCTATCAAACGTGGCGGTATTCAAGTCCGAAGTAACCAG GGATTCTGCTTTGGCTTTGTTGAATTTGAAGCATTGGAATCCATGCAAAATGCCATAAAG GCTTCACCTCTGACAATTGGCAACCGCAAATCAGTTGTTGAGGAGAAGAAGACTACTACACGAG TTAATAGCAGTCCGAGAGGAAGGTACCTTTCGGCCAGAGGTGGATTCAGAGGTACTCGTGGAAACTTTGGTGGGGGGCGTAGAGGATTTGGAGGTAGGAATGATTATAGAAACCAAGGATCgagaggtggtggtggtggtacAAGAAGGAATGTAGAAGGTGGCGGTTACCAAAGGGTTGAACAGAAAAACGAAACAACTGGTGGTGGTGGCGGTGGCGGCGATGGGGCAGATAATAAGAGCGTTGCTGCTGCTGCAGTTTCGGCTTGA
- the LOC124936082 gene encoding uncharacterized protein LOC124936082, producing the protein MVKKNLEKGKGLVSKATKKSRNHGEIKPKKKSITKKMSESKHVNVPNDSDVRKNHLRLRRQQARQRKAERRKNQGDEISGNGSLHNMDVTISPAGHLSGLQVNANSGVEKIGEHANVHIDLVNVKRMKKRRKIEMKYKSEADLFENMCQHLDVHIDPGMLHTLTTTKKLLILDINGILVDIVPIGVSSQRVIPQKQVHTRPFYNGFLQYCFNKFHVAVWSSRNKKNLDAVIKYLFGDSSPNFLFICDQSHCTNTGIYTLENKKKPLFLKELKSLLEGNIITLPWTDGWFNESNTLLIDDSPYKALRNPPHTAIFPQSYDFNDENDRSLGPGGDLRLYLERLASADNVQNFVKENPFGQAPITETNPSWEFYLKISGNNNNASSEKPVINGASSEEPVINGASSEKPVINGASSEEPVINGASSEEPVINEASSKKPIINGASSEEPVINGASSEKPVINGASSEEPVINGASSEEPVINAASSEKPVINGA; encoded by the exons atggtaaaaaaaaatttggagaAAGGTAAAGGCTTGGTTTCAAAGGCAACCAAGAAAAGTAGGAACCATGGAGAGATTAAGCCAAAGAAGAAAAGTATAACGAAGAAGATGTCAGAATCTAAACATGTAAATGTTCCTAATGACTCTGATGTGAGAAAAAACCATTTAAGGTTGAGAAGACAACAAGCCAGACAAAGGAAAGCGGAAAGACGTAAAAATCAGGGTGATGAAATTTCAGGGAATGGTAGTTTACACAACATGGACGTAACAATTAGTCCTGCGGGTCATCTCTCTGGTTTGCAGGTCAATGCAAATTCCGGTGTTGAGAAGATTGGTGAACATGCAAATGTTCACATTGATCTTGTAAATGTGAAACGGATGAAAAAAAGACGAAAAATTGAGATGAAGTATAAAAGTGAGGCTGATCTCTTTGAGAATATGTGTCAACATTTGGATGTTCATATTGACCCAGGGATGTTACATACACTGACTACGACAAAAAAGCTTCTCATCTTAGACATCAATGGAATACTCGTTGACATTGTACCAATTGGAGTTAGCTCACAGCGCGTAATTCCACAAAAACAAG ttCATACAAGACCATTCTATAATGGTTTTCTGCAATATTGTTTCAATAAATTCCATGTTGCCGTCTGGTCATCAAGAAACAA GAAAAACCTGGATGCAGTCATTAAGTATCTCTTTGGGGACTCATCACCAaactttctttttatttgt GATCAGTCCCACTGTACCAACACAGGTATCTATACACTAGAAAATAAGAAGAAACCCCTATTTCTGAAGGAACTAAAAAGTCTATTGGAAGGGAATATTATTACTCTGCCATGGACTGATGGGTGGTTCAATGAATCAAACACATTGTTAATTGATGATTCACCCTACAAAGCGTTACGAAATCCG CCTCACACAGCAATATTCCCTCAGTCGTATGATTTCAATGATGAAAACGACCGTTCATTGG GACCTGGTGGGGATCTTAGGCTTTATCTGGAGAGACTAGCATCTGCCGATAatgttcaaaattttgttaAGGAGAATCCGTTTGGTCAGGCTCCCATCACTGAGACGAATCCATCCTGGGAATTTTATCTCAAGATATCAGGCAACAACAACAATGCCTCATCCGAAAAGCCTGTCATCAATGGAGCCTCATCCGAAGAGCCTGTCATCAATGGAGCCTCATCCGAAAAGCCTGTCATCAATGGAGCCTCATCCGAAGAGCCTGTCATCAATGGAGCCTCATCCGAAGAGCCTGTCATCAATGAAGCCTCATCCAAAAAGCCTATCATCAATGGAGCCTCATCCGAAGAGCCTGTCATCAATGGAGCCTCATCCGAAAAGCCTGTCATCAATGGAGCCTCATCCGAAGAGCCTGTCATCAATGGAGCCTCATCCGAAGAGCCTGTCATCAATGCAGCCTCATCCGAAAAGCCTGTCATCAATGGAGCCTAA
- the LOC124934075 gene encoding glycerophosphodiester phosphodiesterase GDPD6-like: MLSSGGVVTFILVLFFVLESSARPLYPLPSRAGNRNRKPLQTFRPYNIAHRGSNGEIPEETAEAYLRAIEEGADFIETDILSSKDGVLICFHDVTLDETTDVTKHKKFAKRKRTYEVQGLNVTGFFTVDFTLEELKSLRVKQRFPFRDQKYNGVFQIITFEEFISIALDASRIVGIYPEIKNPVLINQHVKWHGGKIFEDKFVETLKKYGYKGSYLSDDWKKQPAFIQSFAPTSLIHISNHTDLPKLFLIDDVTIPTQDTNQTYEEITSDSYLDYIKDYVVGIGPWKDTIVPVSNNNYLEPSTDLVARAHAHNLQVHPYTYRNENHYLHYNFHQDPYQEYDFWINTIGVDGLFTDFTGSLHKFQEMTSQSSSQKNDASELLHKIAIMIANYTRK, translated from the exons ATGCTTTCATCTG GTGGTGTTGTCACTTTCATTCTGGTTCTATTTTTTGTTCTTGAATCTTCTGCTAGGCCATTGTATCCTCTTCCTAGCCGTGCCGGCAATAGGAATCGTAAACCTCTTCAGACATTTCGTCCTTACAATATTGCACATAGAGGTTCAAATGGGGAGATTCCTGAAGAAACTGCTGAAGCTTATTTG AGAGCTATTGAGGAAGGTGCTGATTTCATAGAAACAGACATATTGTCATCTAAGGATGGTGTTCTTATTTGTTTCCACGATGTAACACTCGACGAAACAACCGATGTAACAAAACATAAGAAGTTTGCTAAACGTAAAAGGACTTATGAAGTTCAAGGATTAAACGTAACTGGATTCTTCACAG TTGATTTTACACTCGAAGAACTCAAGTCATTGCGGGTAAAACAGAGGTTTCCTTTTCGAGATCAGAAATATAATG GAGTGTTTCAGATAATTACATTCGAAGAGTTTATTTCCATTGCTTTAGATGCGTCGAGAATCGTGGGAATATATCCCGAGATTAAAAACCCAGTTCTTATTAACCAGCAT GTCAAATGGCATGGAGGTAAGATATTCGAGGACAAATTTGTAGAGACACTAAAGAAATACGGTTATAAAGGTTCTTATTTATCGGATGATTGGAAGAAGCAACCTGCATTCATCCAATCATTTGCTCCAACTTCTCTTATCCATATATCAAACCATACGGATCTTCCTAAACTGTTCTTAATCGACGATGTAACCATACCGACACAAGACACAAATCAG ACATATGAGGAAATCACTTCAGACAGTTATTTGGATTATATAAAGGATTATGTAGTGGGGATTGGACCTTGGAAGGATACTATTGTTCCTgtctcaaataataattatttggaaCCATCAACAGATCTTGTTGCTAGAGCTCATGCCCACAATCTTCAG GTTCATCCATACACATACAGGAATGAGAATCATTATCTGCACTATAACTTCCATCAAGATCCATATCAAGAATATGATTTCTGGATAAACACAATTGGAGTGGATGGTCTCTTCACAGATTTCACTGGCAGCCTTCATAAATTTCAGGAGATGACTTCCCAATCTTCTTCCCAAAAAAATGATGCTTCAGAATTACTGCATAAAATTGCTATTATGATTGCCAATTACACAAGGAAATGA
- the LOC124936348 gene encoding nuclear transport factor 2-like isoform X1, protein MTMQEASPAASAIPSAQVVGNAFVDQYYHILHQSPELVFKFYQDSSILSRPDANGGMTTVTTVKAINEKILSLNYGNYTAEIKNADSQDSHQSGVIVLVTGYLTGKENGKRKFAQSFFLAPQEKGYFVLNDVFRYVDETEELEAGSTSGRAIDNSVEVPPVTPDQEIIPVADHTGDEHATNLEVQEINNDTEVYHPSDHDEGSVIDDEVIVEPSTQFDQNESDLVNSSDLLAQEEKKSYASIVKVTKVHKAPAPVYKPTNKVRAVPSNTNQRSLSPVKASPDPESVAPIDDKVPENITSQEEEVEGHSIYVRNLPLNATVPMLDEEFKQFGPIKRGGIQVRSNQVQGFCFGFVEFEALESMQNAIKASPLTIGNRKSVVEEKKTTTRVNSSPRGRYLSARGGFRGTRGNFGGGRRGFGGRNDYRNQGSRGGGGGTRRNVEGGGYQRVEQKNETTGGGGGGGDGADNKSVAAAAVSA, encoded by the exons ATGACAATGCAGGAAGCTAGTCCTGCTGCTTCTGCTATTCCGAGTGCCCAAGTTGTGGGTAACGCCTTTGTTGACCAGTACTATCATATTCTTCACCAATCTCCAGAACTTGTTTTTAAGTTTTATCAAGATTCTAGCATTTTGAGCAGACCAGATGCTAATGGCGGAATGACTACAGTGACAACAGTAAAA GCAATCAATGAGAAGATTCTGTCCTTGAACTATGGAAACTATACGGCAGAGATTAAAAATGCAGATTCCCAAGATTCTCATCAAAGCGGAGTTATTGTTCTGGTTACAGGTTACTTGACTGGGAAGGAGAATGGGAAACGGAAGTTTGCTCAGAGTTTCTTCCTAGCCCCACAAGAAAAGGGCTACTTTGTTCTTAATGACGTTTTTAGGTATGTTGATGAAACCGAAGAGTTGGAAGCTGGTTCTACATCGGGTAGGGCTATTGACAACAGTGTTGAAGTGCCTCCTGTAACTCCTGATCAAg AAATCATACCTGTGGCAGACCATACAGGAGATGAACATGCAACCAACCTTGAGGTTCAGGAAATTAATAATGATACAGAAGTTTATCATCCTTCAGATCATGACGAAGGATCAGTTATTGATGATGAAGTTATTGTTGAGCCTTCAACACAATTTGATCAGAATGAAAGTGATTTAGTGAACAGTTCAGATCTCTTGgcacaagaagaaaaaaagtcaTATGCATCAATT GTCAAGGTAACTAAAGTTCATAAAGCACCAGCACCAGTTTATAAACCGACCAATAAAGTGAGGGCGGTGCCTTCAAATACAAATCAACGGTCTCTTAGTCCTGTCAAAGCTTCTCCTGATCCAGAATCAGTTGCTCCCATTGATGACAAAGTTCCAGAAAACATTACTTCTCAAGAGGAGGAAG TTGAAGGGCACTCTATATACGTACGGAATTTGCCTCTAAATGCAACCGTTCCAATGCTTGACGAGGAGTTCAAACAATTTGGTCCTATCAAACGTGGCGGTATTCAAGTCCGAAGTAACCAG GTTCAGGGATTCTGCTTTGGCTTTGTTGAATTTGAAGCATTGGAATCCATGCAAAATGCCATAAAG GCTTCACCTCTGACAATTGGCAACCGCAAATCAGTTGTTGAGGAGAAGAAGACTACTACACGAG TTAATAGCAGTCCGAGAGGAAGGTACCTTTCGGCCAGAGGTGGATTCAGAGGTACTCGTGGAAACTTTGGTGGGGGGCGTAGAGGATTTGGAGGTAGGAATGATTATAGAAACCAAGGATCgagaggtggtggtggtggtacAAGAAGGAATGTAGAAGGTGGCGGTTACCAAAGGGTTGAACAGAAAAACGAAACAACTGGTGGTGGTGGCGGTGGCGGCGATGGGGCAGATAATAAGAGCGTTGCTGCTGCTGCAGTTTCGGCTTGA
- the LOC124934039 gene encoding presenilin-like protein At2g29900, protein MDQRQKPISIIDSIGEEIVRIITPVSICMLLVVLLVSILNNGSSSTSINTIATIAYTENISDSIWDKFQGAVLNSLVFIAVVTIVTFALVFLFYLGFTNFLKYYMGFSSFLVLGFMGGEIALLLIEDFSIPIDSFTFLIILFNFTIVGVLAVYMSKMAIFLTQAYLVVIGMVVAYMFTMLPEWTTWVLLIAMSLYDLAAVLLPVGPLRLLVELAISRDEEIPALVYEARPVTRDDRIPEEEIAVRRRVWRDTATVDSSNSSPELSVALMEERTDELGIEGIGLGSSGAIKLGLGDFIFYSVLVGRAAMYDYMTVYACYLAIVAGLGVTLMLLAVYQKALPALPVSVMLGVLFYLLTRFLLEVFVVQCSLHLLMF, encoded by the coding sequence ATGGACCAAAGACAAAAACCCATAAGCATTATCGATTCAATCGGAGAAGAAATAGTAAGAATCATCACACCAGTCTCGATTTGTATGCTCTTAGTAGTCCTCCTCGTCTCCATCCTCAACAACGGTTCGTCTTCAACATCAATCAACACCATAGCCACTATAGCTTATACAGAAAACATCTCAGATTCCATTTGGGACAAATTTCAGGGCGCAGTTCTAAACTCTCTGGTATTCATCGCAGTAGTAACAATTGTTACTTTCGCCTTAGTCTTCCTTTTCTACCTTGGATTcactaatttcttaaaatactACATGGGTTTCTCTTCTTTCCTCGTTTTAGGATTCATGGGTGGAGAAATCGCTCTATTACTAATCGAGGATTTCAGCATTCCAATCGATTCCTTTACTTTTCTGATCATTCTGTTTAATTTCACTATTGTCGGTGTTCTAGCTGTTTACATGTCAAAAATGGCAATCTTTTTGACACAAGCTTATTTAGTAGTAATTGGAATGGTGGTTGCTTATATGTTTACTATGTTACCTGAATGGACAACATGGGTTCTTTTGATTGCCATGTCATTATATGATCTAGCTGCTGTTTTACTCCCTGTTGGTCCTTTAAGGCTGTTAGTTGAGTTAGCCATTTCAAGAGATGAAGAAATCCCTGCATTAGTTTACGAGGCCAGGCCTGTTACTCGCGATGATAGGATTCCAGAAGAAGAAATTGCGGTTAGGAGGAGAGTTTGGAGAGATACAGCAACTGTGGATAGTTCAAATTCTTCGCCAGAGCTGTCTGTTGCTTTAATGGAAGAAAGAACAGATGAATTGGGTATAGAAGGAATTGGGTTGGGTTCTTCTGGTGCTATTAAGCTGGGATTGGGTGATTTTATCTTTTACAGCGTTTTGGTTGGGAGAGCTGCTATGTATGATTATATGACGGTTTATGCTTGTTATCTTGCGATTGTGGCTGGTCTTGGTGTTACACTTATGTTGCTTGCGGTTTATCAGAAAGCTTTGCCTGCTTTACCCGTGTCTGTAATGTTAGGTGTTTTGTTTTACCTTCTGACTCGGTTTTTGTTGGAAGTTTTCGTTGTTCAATGTTCTTTGCATCTTTTGATGTTCTAA
- the LOC124935813 gene encoding phosphoserine phosphatase, chloroplastic, which produces MESLMNSKLISPHFFTVKNQHSYFIPRFSSQLVNQNRISLPGLKKHPKHFSSLVYASTHPIQTSSMEHLNNAVPSKEVLELWKSAEAVCFDVDSTVCIDEGIDELAEYCGAGKAVAEWTARAMGGSVPFEEALAARLSLFKPSLSQVQDFLHQKPPRLSPGIDEMIKSLKAKNIAVYLISGGFRQMINPVASILGIPTENIFANQLLFSNSGEFVGFDVNEPTSRSGGKAKAVQQLKEAHGYKKLVMIGDGATDLEARKPGGADLFICYGGVVLRETVAAKADWLVLNFTDLINNLN; this is translated from the exons ATGGAATCACTGATGAATTCAAAGTTGATCTCACCTCATTTCTTCACTGTGAAGAATCAACATAGTTATTTCATTCCTAGATTCTCTTCACAGCTCGTCAATCAAAATAGAATTAGTCTTCCTGGTTTGAAAAAACACCCAAAACATTTCAGCAGTCTGGTTTACGCTTCAACTCACCCTATTCAAACCTCGTCTATGGAACACCTCAACAACGCAGTACCATCCAAAG AGGTGCTGGAGCTTTGGAAAAGTGCAGAAGCTGTATGCTTTGATGTTGATAGTACAGTTTGTATAGATGAGGGTATTGATGAGTTAGCAGAATATTGTGGAGCTGGAAAGGCTGTTGCAGAATGGACTGCTAG GGCTATGGGTGGTTCAGTTCCATTTGAAGAAGCCTTGGCTGCCAGACTATCTCTGTTTAAACCTTCCCTCTCCCAGGTCCAAGATTTTCTCCACCAGAAACCGCCaag ACTTTCTCCGGGCATAGATGAAATGATCAAGAGCTTGAAGGCCAAGAATATTGCTGTTTATCTGATTTCTGGTGGCTTTCGTCAAATGATTAAT cCTGTTGCAAGTATTCTTGGTATTCCAACTGAGAATATATTTGCCAACCAACTACTATTCAGCAATTCGGGTGAGTTTGTTGGGTTTGATGTGAATGAACCCACATCGAGAAGTGGTGGAAAAGCCAAAGCAGTTCAACAGTTAAAGGAA GCTCATGGTTACAAGAAACTAGTCATGATTGGTGATGGTGCAACTGACCTTGAG GCTCGGAAACCTGGTGGTGCTGATCTATTTATCTGCTATGGTGGAGTTGTACTTAGAGAGACTGTTGCAGCCAAAGCCGATTGGCTAGTTCTCAATTTTACTGATTTGATCAACAATTTGAATTAA